One Triticum dicoccoides isolate Atlit2015 ecotype Zavitan chromosome 4B, WEW_v2.0, whole genome shotgun sequence genomic window carries:
- the LOC119291037 gene encoding putative pentatricopeptide repeat-containing protein At3g49142, with translation MNLSRSLLRPSPAGGQHGLLHLVDSCRAAAHLPTLRAVHARLLLLQHLPSSAVARVKLIQAYAACSALPAARAVLTSSPDRTTVFFNVLLRALTAASLHREALLLFASMRSQGPSCSPDHYTYPLALKSCAASGSLRLGVQIHASIARLGLDANLFVAHSVISMYARCGRPNDAYQVFDEMQHRDVVSWNAMISGFAHAGLFQRAVVIFREFVGLQCTQPDAGTMASVLPAMGNAKAEDITFVREVFDKMRFRGLISWNAMLSIYAINGLHVKAVELFVRMEKDGVEPDRMTLATVLPCCGQVSAFSLGKHIHEIIKRKRMCPNMLLENALMDMYANCGCLKDAREVFDAMSLRDVVSWTSIISAYGVRGHGTEAINLFENMLGQGLEPDSIAFVAVLAACSHAGFLDVGKRYFDCMTSRYQITPKAEHYTCMVDLLGRAGCISEAYDFILAMPIKPNERVWGALLGACRIHSNMDIGLLAADSLFRMVPDQTGYYVLLSNIYARAGRWADVTSVRSVMASKGIKKLPGASNVEIGDQVHTFHVGDRSHPQSEMIYKKLEELLGRIRGMGYNPGVEGTLHDVEEEEKEGHLSVHSEKLAIAFVLINTSPGTPIRITMNLRTCSDCHHAAKLISAITDREIILKDINRFHHIVQGVCSCGDYW, from the coding sequence ATGAACCTGTCGCGGAGCCTCCTGCGCCCGTCCCCGGCCGGCGGCCAGCACGGACTCCTCCACCTGGTAGACTCCTGCCGTGCCGCCGCCCACCTGCCCACCCTCCGCGCCGTGCACGCACGCCTACTGCTCCTCCAGCACCTCCCCTCCTCCGCCGTCGCCCGCGTCAAGCTCATCCAGGCCTACGCCGCCTgctccgcgctccccgccgcccgcgccgtgcTCACCTCCTCCCCCGATCGCACCACCGTCTTCTTCAACGTCCTCCTCCGCGCGCTCACGGCCGCATCCCTCCACCGCGAGGCCCTCCTCCTCTTCGCCTCTATGCGGTCGCAGGGCCCCTCCTGCTCCCCCGACCACTACACCTACCCGCTCGCTCTCAAGTCCTGCGCAGCGTCTGGTAGCCTTCGTCTCGGTGTCCAGATCCATGCATCCATTGCCAGGCTCGGTCTCGACGCGAATCTCTTCGTGGCGCACTCGGTGATCAGCATGTATGCACGGTGCGGCCGTCCGAACGATGCCTaccaggtgttcgatgaaatgcagcACCGGGATGTCGTCTCTTGGAACGCCATGATCTCTGGGTTCGCTCACGCAGGCTTGTTTCAGAGGGCCGTGGTAATTTTCAGGGAGTTTGTGGGGCTGCAGTGTACACAGCCTGATGCTGGGACCATGGCAAGCGTCCTTCCCGCCATGGGTAATGCCAAGGCAGAGGACATCACATTTGTGAGGGAGGTGTTTGATAAGATGCGGTTCAGAGGACTTATTTCTTGGAATGCTATGCTGTCTATATATGCTATCAATGGACTGCATGTTAAGGCTGTGGAGCTGTTCGTGAGGATGGAGAAGGATGGGGTTGAGCCAGATAGGATGACATTAGCAACTGTTCTTCCTTGTTGCGGACAGGTCTCAGCATTTTCACTGGGGAAACATATCCATGAAATTATCAAGAGGAAAAGAATGTGCCCCAATATGTTGCTGGAAAATGCCCTAATGGACATGTACGCCAACTGTGGATGCTTGAAGGATGCCAGGGAGGTATTTGATGCCATGAGTTTGCGGGATGTAGTATCATGGACTTCGATCATTTCTGCATACGGTGTGCGTGGTCATGGGACGGAAGCCATCAATCTGTTTGAGAACATGCTAGGACAGGGTCTGGAACCGGATTCTATTGCCTTTGTTGCTGTTCTTGCAGCGTGTAGCCATGCCGGCTTCTTGGATGTTGGAAAGCGTTATTTTGATTGCATGACTAGTAGATATCAGATAACCCCCAAAGCTGAGCACTATACATGTATGGTGGATCTTCTCGGACGTGCTGGGTGTATAAGCGAGGCATATGATTTCATTTTGGCGATGCCTATCAAGCCAAATGAAAGAGTCTGGGGAGCCTTATTAGGAGCTTGTCGGATTCACTCCAATATGGACATTGGGTTGTTAGCAGCAGACAGTTTGTTCAGAATGGTGCCCGATCAGACGGGATACTATGTGCTATTATCGAATATTTATGCTAGGGCTGGACGATGGGCAGATGTTACCTCGGTGAGAAGTGTCATGGCAAGCAAAGGTATCAAGAAATTGCCTGGTGCTAGCAATGTTGAGATAGGAGATCAGGTTCACACATTTCATGTTGGTGATAGATCTCATCCACAATCAGAAATGATCTACAAAAAGTTGGAAGAGTTGTTAGGAAGGATCAGGGGAATGGGTTATAACCCAGGAGTCGAGGGTACACTTCATGATGTTGAAGAGGAAGAGAAGGAGGGCCATCTTTCAGTGCACAGTGAAAAATTGGCTATTGCGTTTGTTCTTATAAACACTAGTCCAGGGACACCCattagaataacaatgaatctcagAACGTGTAGTGATTGCCATCATGCTGCAAAACTCATTTCAGCTATCACAGATAGAGAGATTATCCTTAAAGACATCAACAGGTTCCACCATATAGTACAAGGAGTGTGCTCATGTGGGGACTATTGGTAA